A section of the Solea solea chromosome 17, fSolSol10.1, whole genome shotgun sequence genome encodes:
- the fbxo25 gene encoding F-box only protein 25 isoform X2 gives MPFLGKDWRSPGLSWTKTEHGWTRTDLCGHKLQDNNRVVKSSQVNPNRLCSGNQENVLVEDVCELATTKRKKEFHNNNTKSQFVYSDKWIYVLKGYSKERPGYCTLGEALNRLDFSVAIQDLRRFDYVAKLFQLIARSKLSSLSGAAQKNYFNILEKIVRKVLDDHYNPRLVRELLQDLSLTLQDLNILVGQCVLVGNVNIWCDRIETIQNWQQQLNNLQVPEKLYTGISFDDLPLHMQNKIFFNLSNACDIVSLGKASSSLLSLSENPILWKELCHFHFSDKEFCRNLVLTKADNLDWKLMYFTLKKYYPMREQYGDTLHFCKHCHVLFWKDSGHPCTVNDPDSCVMPVSPQHFIDLFQF, from the exons ATGCCTTTTCTGGGCAAGGACTGGAGGTCACCAGGATTGAGCTGGACCAAGACAGAGCACGGCTGGACGAGGACTGACCTCTGTGGACACAAGTTGCAGGATAACAACAGAGtcgtcaagtcaagtcaagtcaa TCCAAACAGGCTCTGCAGTGGCAACCAAGAAAATGTGCTTGTGGAAGACGTGTGTGAGCTCGCcacaacaaagaggaaaaaggagTTCCACAACAATAACACCAAATCTCAGT TTGTCTACAGTGATAAGTGGATCTATGTGCTGAAAGGGTACTCAAAAGAA CGACCCGGATATTGCACACTTGGGGAAGCGCTGAACCGCCTTGACTTTTCCGTTGCCATCCAAGACTTGAGAAGGTTCGACTATGTTGCAAAA CTATTCCAGCTAATAGCCAGGTCTAAACTATCATCTTTGAGTGGAGCTGCACAGAAAAACTATTTCAATATACTGGAGAAGATTGTACGAAAGG TCCTCGATGACCATTACAATCCTCGCCTTGTTAGGGAGCTGCTGCAAGATCTGAGCCTGACGCTGCAGGATCTGAATATCCTAGTGGGCCAGTGTGTCCTCGTGGGCAACGTCAACATCTGGTGCGACAGAATAGAGACCATTCAAAactggcagcagcagctaaatAATCTGCAGGTTCCCGAG AAACTATACACTGGCATATCATTCGACGACTTGCCACTGCACATGCAGAATAAGATCTTCTTCAATTTATCAAATGCGTGTGACATCGTTAGCCTGGGAAAGGCCTCGTCTTCTCTGCTCAGCCTCAGTGAGAACCCGATTCTGTGGAAGGAACTGTGCCACTTTCACTTCTCAGACAAAGAG TTCTGTAGGAATTTGGTCCTGACAAAGGCTGACAACTTAGACTGGAAGCTAATGTACTTCACCTTGAAGAAATACTACCCCATGAGGGAGCAGTACGGCGACACCCTgcacttctgcaaacactgtCACGTCCTCTTCTGGAAG GACAGTGGCCATCCATGCACTGTTAATGATCCGGACAGCTGCGTCATGCCTGTCTCTCCACAGCACTTTATTGACCTCTTCCAATTTTAA
- the fam110c gene encoding protein FAM110C, with amino-acid sequence METGSDTTKILEKGPEYFRKQMELESETKGGMSAVERLAASKLKYVKSQQVAHTTQESLISLGSASVSSTESSKRSSNRGEKLVTVSHPKEATIGACSPGQIRRCSSKKRPDSLLLYRQKCDLLKGAAGRKHYAARRRLVNKNVPLVKVGDEECENEDTTPEETAKECSPHGAASQSEGKKNGSAERVTESRGPRSKVTLGLLAVPEFERRAGKGVSRSHSDISSRYSKNFADFDAFFMYCGLEGEVIESLGRENFSARSDEISLNIRSISVSTDDGFSRSSGDSDGLQEEKLHGNLHQGTSVIERNARIIKWLYSCRNALESGKKLRDLD; translated from the coding sequence ATGGAGACGGGCAGCGACACCACAAAAATCCTCGAGAAGGGTCCTGAGTACTTTCGAAAGCAAATGGAGCTGGAGAGCGAGACAAAAGGAGGCATGAGCGCCGTGGAGAGGCTTGCAGCAAGCAAACTTAAATATGTGAAAAGCCAACAGGTGGCCCACACTACTCAGGAGTCACTGATCAGCCTAGGATCAGCCTCTGTGAGCAGCACAGAGTCTTCCAAACGGAGCTCAAACCGTGGTGAGAAACTTGTCACAGTGAGTCACCCAAAGGAGGCTACAATTGGTGCATGTTCTCCAGGGCAAATACGTCGATGCAGCTCGAAAAAACGACCAGACTCTCTTCTACTTTACAGACAAAAATGTGATCTGCTCAAGGGAGCAGCAGGTAGGAAACACTATGCAGCTCGTAGGAGGCTGgttaacaaaaatgtcccaCTAGTTAAGGTGGGAGATGAAGAATGTGAAAACGAGGACACCACACCTGAGGAAACGGCTAAGGAATGTAGCCCACATGGAGCTGCCAGCCAGTCAGAGGGGAAGAAGAATGGATCAGCAGAACGCGTCACAGAGAGCAGGGGTCCTAGGTCAAAGGTGACATTGGGTCTCCTCGCTGTCCCAGAGTTTGAAAGGAGGGCCGGCAAAGGTGTGAGTCGTTCTCACTCAGACATCAGCTCCAGGTATTCCAAAAACTTTGCAGACTTTGATGCTTTCTTTATGTACTGTGGGCTTGAGGGGGAGGTCATCGAGTCTCTGGGCAGAGAGAACTTTTCGGCACGCTCAGATGAAATTTCACTAAACATCCGGAGCATCAGTGTCTCTACAGACGACGGCTTCTCCAGGAGCAGCGGTGACAGTGATGGCCTTCAAGAGGAAAAGCTGCACGGAAATCTACATCAGGGGACGTCAGTGATTGAACGCAATGCACGGATTATCAAATGGCTGTACAGCTGCAGAAATGCCCTTGAGTCTGGGAAGAAGTTACGAGATCTTGACTGA
- the fbxo25 gene encoding F-box only protein 25 isoform X1, whose translation MPFLGKDWRSPGLSWTKTEHGWTRTDLCGHKLQDNNRVVKSSQVNPNRLCSGNQENVLVEDVCELATTKRKKEFHNNNTKSQFVYSDKWIYVLKGYSKERPGYCTLGEALNRLDFSVAIQDLRRFDYVAKLFQLIARSKLSSLSGAAQKNYFNILEKIVRKVLDDHYNPRLVRELLQDLSLTLQDLNILVGQCVLVGNVNIWCDRIETIQNWQQQLNNLQVPEKLYTGISFDDLPLHMQNKIFFNLSNACDIVSLGKASSSLLSLSENPILWKELCHFHFSDKEFCRNLVLTKADNLDWKLMYFTLKKYYPMREQYGDTLHFCKHCHVLFWKDHHLAVLLKDSGHPCTVNDPDSCVMPVSPQHFIDLFQF comes from the exons ATGCCTTTTCTGGGCAAGGACTGGAGGTCACCAGGATTGAGCTGGACCAAGACAGAGCACGGCTGGACGAGGACTGACCTCTGTGGACACAAGTTGCAGGATAACAACAGAGtcgtcaagtcaagtcaagtcaa TCCAAACAGGCTCTGCAGTGGCAACCAAGAAAATGTGCTTGTGGAAGACGTGTGTGAGCTCGCcacaacaaagaggaaaaaggagTTCCACAACAATAACACCAAATCTCAGT TTGTCTACAGTGATAAGTGGATCTATGTGCTGAAAGGGTACTCAAAAGAA CGACCCGGATATTGCACACTTGGGGAAGCGCTGAACCGCCTTGACTTTTCCGTTGCCATCCAAGACTTGAGAAGGTTCGACTATGTTGCAAAA CTATTCCAGCTAATAGCCAGGTCTAAACTATCATCTTTGAGTGGAGCTGCACAGAAAAACTATTTCAATATACTGGAGAAGATTGTACGAAAGG TCCTCGATGACCATTACAATCCTCGCCTTGTTAGGGAGCTGCTGCAAGATCTGAGCCTGACGCTGCAGGATCTGAATATCCTAGTGGGCCAGTGTGTCCTCGTGGGCAACGTCAACATCTGGTGCGACAGAATAGAGACCATTCAAAactggcagcagcagctaaatAATCTGCAGGTTCCCGAG AAACTATACACTGGCATATCATTCGACGACTTGCCACTGCACATGCAGAATAAGATCTTCTTCAATTTATCAAATGCGTGTGACATCGTTAGCCTGGGAAAGGCCTCGTCTTCTCTGCTCAGCCTCAGTGAGAACCCGATTCTGTGGAAGGAACTGTGCCACTTTCACTTCTCAGACAAAGAG TTCTGTAGGAATTTGGTCCTGACAAAGGCTGACAACTTAGACTGGAAGCTAATGTACTTCACCTTGAAGAAATACTACCCCATGAGGGAGCAGTACGGCGACACCCTgcacttctgcaaacactgtCACGTCCTCTTCTGGAAG GATCACCACCTGGCTGTATTACTCAAG GACAGTGGCCATCCATGCACTGTTAATGATCCGGACAGCTGCGTCATGCCTGTCTCTCCACAGCACTTTATTGACCTCTTCCAATTTTAA